The Synechocystis sp. PCC 7509 genome includes a window with the following:
- a CDS encoding Glu/Leu/Phe/Val family dehydrogenase — MSESLFSDAKQRLETALKYISISEDAIEHLKFPKASLTVSIPVRMDNGSLRIFQGYRVRYDDTRGPTKGGIRFHPDVTLEEVQSLAFWMTFKCAVLNLPFGGAKGGIALNPKELSKMELERLSRGYVDAIADFIGPDIDIPAPDLYTSPMIMGWMMDQYSIIRRQITPAAFTGKPVTIGGSLGRDTATATGAYYVIESINQLFPSAPQDTTVAVQGFGNAGAHIAELLFKAGYKVVAVSDSQGGIYTKNGLDIPSIRQYKEAHRGMKAIYCRGTVCNIIDHEVVSNQELLTLDVDILIPAALENQITEVNANDIKAKFIFEVANGPINSAADKILGEKGIYVVPDILVNAGGVTVSYFEWVQNRSGLYWTLTEVNHRLKQKMVEETKHIWEIAQQHAISLRTAAYVHGLHRLGEAIDSKGTRDYYVNG, encoded by the coding sequence ATGTCAGAATCATTATTTTCTGATGCCAAACAACGTTTAGAAACAGCATTAAAATATATTTCAATCTCTGAAGATGCCATTGAACACTTAAAGTTCCCTAAAGCCAGCTTAACAGTGTCAATTCCGGTGCGAATGGATAACGGATCGTTACGCATTTTTCAAGGCTACCGGGTGCGCTACGACGACACGCGCGGGCCTACAAAAGGGGGCATCAGGTTTCATCCCGATGTGACTTTAGAAGAAGTGCAATCTTTGGCATTTTGGATGACTTTTAAATGCGCCGTACTTAATTTACCTTTTGGCGGTGCAAAAGGCGGGATTGCGCTTAATCCCAAAGAATTATCAAAAATGGAGTTAGAACGTTTAAGTAGAGGATATGTAGATGCGATCGCCGATTTTATTGGCCCAGATATTGATATTCCTGCACCAGACCTTTATACAAGCCCGATGATTATGGGCTGGATGATGGATCAATACAGTATTATTCGGCGACAAATTACCCCCGCAGCATTCACCGGAAAACCCGTAACGATAGGCGGTAGTTTGGGACGAGACACCGCCACCGCCACCGGAGCTTATTATGTAATTGAAAGTATCAACCAACTATTTCCCTCTGCTCCTCAAGATACTACCGTTGCCGTGCAAGGTTTTGGTAATGCTGGGGCGCACATTGCCGAACTATTATTTAAAGCAGGTTATAAAGTAGTTGCTGTCAGTGATTCTCAAGGCGGTATCTATACTAAAAATGGTTTAGATATTCCCAGTATTAGACAATACAAAGAAGCTCATCGGGGTATGAAAGCAATTTACTGTCGAGGTACAGTTTGCAACATCATCGATCATGAAGTTGTGAGCAATCAAGAACTTTTGACCTTAGATGTAGATATATTGATCCCCGCCGCCTTAGAAAATCAAATTACCGAGGTAAATGCTAACGATATTAAAGCCAAATTTATTTTTGAAGTTGCCAATGGCCCGATTAATTCAGCCGCAGACAAAATACTAGGCGAGAAGGGAATTTATGTAGTTCCTGATATTTTAGTTAATGCTGGAGGCGTAACCGTTAGCTATTTTGAATGGGTGCAAAATCGCAGTGGGCTTTATTGGACGCTAACGGAAGTTAACCACCGCCTGAAACAAAAAATGGTGGAAGAAACTAAGCATATTTGGGAAATTGCCCAGCAGCACGCGATATCATTACGCACCGCCGCTTATGTGCATGGCTTGCATCGCTTAGGGGAAGCTATAGATAGTAAAGGCACGAGAGATTATTACGTTAATGGCTAA
- a CDS encoding alpha/beta fold hydrolase, which translates to MPELTSHPCFLTPKRLQPKYPLFVFLPGMDGTGQLLRTQTEGLEVAFDVRCLMIPPNDLSSWDVLSDQVIDLIEEELKINPHRLVYLCGESFGGALAIKVALKVPQLFNRIILVNPASAFHRRPWLNWASQLVYLVPSCFFDFGAIGLLPFLASLGLVDRDIRKDLLKTMRLVPSETVLWRLSLIKEFDVDAHQLQRITQPVFLVASALDRLLPSVTEARYLVKSLPDAKMVVLPYSGHACLVEAQVNLYQIMQEENFLDFSTSRAIAFSEPELKSQS; encoded by the coding sequence ATGCCAGAACTTACAAGTCATCCTTGTTTTCTCACTCCCAAACGGCTACAGCCAAAATACCCGTTGTTTGTATTTTTGCCAGGAATGGACGGTACAGGGCAACTTTTGAGAACGCAAACAGAGGGTTTGGAAGTTGCTTTTGACGTGCGTTGCTTAATGATTCCACCGAACGATTTGAGTAGCTGGGACGTTTTAAGCGATCAAGTTATAGATTTAATTGAAGAAGAATTAAAAATTAATCCGCACAGGCTAGTTTATTTATGCGGCGAGTCTTTTGGGGGAGCGTTGGCAATAAAAGTCGCCCTGAAAGTACCCCAGTTATTTAACAGAATTATTTTAGTTAACCCAGCTTCGGCTTTTCATCGTCGCCCTTGGCTAAATTGGGCATCGCAGCTAGTTTATTTAGTCCCATCCTGTTTTTTTGACTTTGGTGCAATAGGATTATTACCGTTTCTAGCGTCTTTAGGGTTAGTAGATCGTGATATTCGTAAAGATTTGCTTAAAACTATGCGTTTAGTTCCGTCGGAGACTGTTCTTTGGCGGTTATCGCTGATTAAAGAGTTTGATGTTGATGCCCATCAATTGCAGCGGATTACTCAACCAGTATTCCTAGTGGCTAGTGCTTTAGATCGTCTTTTACCATCGGTAACGGAAGCTAGATACTTGGTTAAAAGTTTGCCTGATGCCAAAATGGTAGTTTTACCTTATAGCGGTCATGCTTGCTTAGTAGAAGCCCAGGTTAATCTCTACCAAATTATGCAAGAGGAAAACTTTTTAGATTTTAGTACCTCTAGGGCGATCGCATTTTCTGAACCCGAATTAAAATCCCAGTCCTAA
- a CDS encoding lysophospholipid acyltransferase family protein, whose amino-acid sequence MNNANNSPQQISHGFLTATGTKIFRYYEDRIPQSSPVLVVSNHRSFMDAPVLIAAVERPIRFACHHYMGQVPVMREIVTGLGCFPLEATPSRQQGFFQRALQLLQANQAVGVFPEGTEPMVQFSEPNGITDFQRGFAHLALRADAGSDRIKPVKDLVILPVAIASIEEKSSSAVPLRLLSLFDPTEPLFNQNGWHPLVIYRRVAVLIGRPYRITPLMQQQYQGKQAKTVVADVTNHCQAEIVELLRQGCY is encoded by the coding sequence ATGAACAATGCCAACAACAGCCCTCAACAGATTTCTCATGGCTTCTTAACGGCTACAGGTACAAAAATATTTCGTTACTACGAAGATCGCATTCCCCAAAGTAGCCCAGTTTTAGTAGTGAGCAATCACCGTAGTTTTATGGATGCGCCAGTTTTAATCGCCGCCGTAGAAAGACCTATTCGCTTTGCTTGTCATCATTACATGGGACAAGTACCAGTAATGCGAGAGATTGTGACTGGGTTGGGGTGTTTTCCTTTAGAAGCGACTCCTTCTCGTCAACAGGGATTTTTTCAGCGAGCTTTACAGCTATTACAAGCAAATCAAGCAGTTGGGGTATTTCCTGAAGGTACAGAACCGATGGTGCAATTTAGCGAACCAAATGGGATTACTGACTTTCAGCGTGGATTTGCTCATTTGGCATTACGGGCGGATGCGGGTAGCGATCGCATTAAACCAGTTAAAGATTTAGTTATTTTACCAGTAGCGATCGCTTCTATTGAAGAAAAGAGTAGTTCTGCCGTTCCCTTACGGCTACTAAGCTTATTTGACCCAACAGAACCTTTATTTAATCAAAATGGCTGGCATCCACTGGTAATATATCGTCGGGTGGCGGTTTTAATTGGTCGTCCTTATCGCATCACGCCATTGATGCAGCAACAATACCAAGGAAAACAAGCAAAAACAGTAGTAGCCGATGTGACTAATCATTGTCAAGCAGAAATTGTTGAGCTTTTACGTCAAGGTTGTTATTGA
- the metG gene encoding methionine--tRNA ligase codes for MKFSSQSQETFAVTTPLYYVNDLPHVGSAYPTIAADILARFERMRGKSVLFITGTDEHGQKIQRAAESNHKSPQVYSDEISSSFVALWQQLNIQYDRFSRTTATNHEAIVKEFFGRVWDKGDIYKSQQKGWYCVACEEFKEERELLSDFFCSIHTNKKAEWRDEENYFFRLSSYQSKLEAFYQEHPNFIAPQSRRNEVLNFVAQGLQDFSISRVNLDWGFPVPIDSSHTLYVWFDALLGYITALLEPGEEPTLENALAKWWPINLHLIGKDILRFHAIYWPAMLMSAELELPKVVFGHGFLTKDNQKMGKTLGNTLDPVALVKQYGADAVRYYFIKAIEFGKDGDFSKTRFIETLNADLAKNLGNLVNRILTMALKYGYANALNLSIETIAEDNPLKIAGMTLGEEVAKAYENLAFSQACELVLNLARTGNKYIDDQKPWTLYKEGKIQELEQLLYSVLESVRLAAYLLSPVIPSIANDIYQQLGFVANFNDKNDVFNTVPFSIHANWGVLSCKQQLGNPHPVFKSLELN; via the coding sequence ATGAAATTTTCAAGTCAAAGCCAAGAAACCTTTGCTGTGACAACACCGCTTTATTATGTAAACGATCTGCCTCATGTAGGTAGCGCTTACCCGACGATCGCTGCCGATATATTAGCGCGATTTGAGAGAATGCGAGGGAAGTCGGTACTATTCATTACTGGTACTGACGAACACGGGCAAAAAATTCAACGAGCCGCCGAAAGTAACCACAAGTCACCTCAAGTTTACTCTGATGAAATTTCTAGCAGCTTTGTGGCGCTGTGGCAGCAGCTAAATATACAATACGATCGCTTTAGTCGAACTACAGCCACAAATCACGAAGCAATTGTTAAAGAATTTTTCGGGCGAGTATGGGATAAAGGCGATATTTATAAAAGTCAGCAAAAAGGCTGGTACTGTGTTGCTTGTGAAGAATTTAAAGAAGAAAGAGAACTTTTAAGCGACTTTTTTTGCAGCATTCACACCAATAAAAAAGCTGAGTGGCGAGACGAGGAAAATTACTTTTTTCGGTTGTCAAGTTACCAAAGTAAACTTGAAGCATTTTATCAAGAACACCCTAATTTTATTGCGCCTCAAAGCCGCCGTAATGAGGTTCTAAACTTTGTTGCTCAAGGATTGCAAGACTTTTCGATTTCGCGGGTAAATTTAGATTGGGGTTTCCCTGTACCTATTGATTCTAGTCATACATTGTACGTTTGGTTTGATGCACTGCTGGGGTACATAACGGCTTTACTTGAACCTGGCGAAGAACCAACACTTGAAAATGCTTTAGCTAAATGGTGGCCTATAAACTTACATTTAATTGGTAAGGATATATTGCGCTTTCACGCCATTTATTGGCCAGCAATGCTGATGTCCGCAGAACTAGAATTGCCTAAAGTAGTATTTGGACACGGTTTTTTGACTAAAGACAACCAAAAAATGGGTAAAACTCTAGGAAATACTCTAGATCCCGTTGCTTTAGTAAAGCAGTATGGCGCGGATGCTGTTCGCTACTACTTTATTAAAGCCATTGAATTTGGTAAAGATGGCGACTTTAGTAAAACTCGATTTATTGAAACGTTGAATGCTGACTTAGCTAAAAACTTGGGGAACTTAGTAAATCGAATTTTAACAATGGCCCTAAAGTACGGTTATGCTAATGCTCTAAATCTGAGTATTGAAACTATAGCTGAAGACAATCCATTAAAAATTGCTGGGATGACTTTGGGAGAAGAAGTCGCCAAAGCCTACGAAAATCTAGCTTTTAGTCAAGCTTGCGAATTAGTATTAAATTTAGCTCGAACAGGCAATAAGTATATAGACGACCAAAAGCCTTGGACTTTGTACAAAGAAGGTAAAATTCAGGAACTAGAGCAATTGTTGTATTCTGTTTTAGAATCAGTAAGATTAGCTGCTTACCTGCTGTCACCAGTGATTCCTAGCATTGCTAATGACATTTATCAACAATTGGGATTTGTCGCCAATTTTAACGATAAAAATGACGTTTTCAATACTGTACCCTTCTCTATTCATGCCAATTGGGGAGTCTTAAGTTGCAAGCAACAGTTAGGAAATCCCCATCCTGTATTTAAAAGCCTAGAACTAAATTAA
- a CDS encoding NYN domain-containing protein — translation MLNNFDKSPIFTPEQVLENRGRVAIFIDGSNLFYAALQLGIEIDYTKLLCRLTGGSRLLRSFFYTGVDRTNEKQQGFLLWMRRNGYRVIAKDLVQLPDGSKKANLDVEIAVDMMALVDSYDTAVLVSGDGDLAYAVNAVSYHGVRVEVVSLRAMTSDSLINVSDRYIDLEQIKEDIQKTSRVTNYAYRPLSSLGLMEQPEDGTLDIIKSSDD, via the coding sequence ATGTTGAATAATTTTGATAAAAGTCCAATTTTTACACCTGAACAAGTCTTAGAAAATAGAGGACGTGTAGCCATTTTTATTGATGGCTCAAATTTGTTCTACGCAGCCTTACAACTAGGAATTGAAATAGATTATACAAAACTATTGTGTAGGCTTACTGGCGGTTCAAGATTGTTGCGATCGTTTTTTTATACTGGTGTAGATAGGACTAACGAAAAACAGCAAGGATTTTTGTTGTGGATGCGGCGCAATGGTTACAGGGTAATTGCGAAAGATTTGGTACAGCTACCCGATGGTTCAAAAAAAGCTAACTTAGATGTAGAAATTGCTGTAGATATGATGGCGCTGGTAGATTCTTACGATACCGCCGTATTAGTTAGCGGTGATGGAGATTTGGCTTACGCAGTCAACGCTGTAAGCTATCATGGCGTGCGGGTCGAAGTAGTTAGTTTACGAGCCATGACTAGCGATAGTTTAATTAATGTGAGCGATCGCTACATTGACCTTGAGCAAATCAAAGAAGACATCCAAAAAACATCAAGAGTTACAAATTACGCTTATCGTCCCTTGTCTAGCCTAGGATTGATGGAACAACCCGAAGATGGAACTTTAGACATTATCAAGTCCTCCGATGACTAG
- the lptC gene encoding LPS export ABC transporter periplasmic protein LptC: MNNCHFPSVKWRLLAAPLMSVGLILGLFGCAGQNSNQQASPSPSSSPTTQNELTFNDVTLEQADEQGRPVWKVQGKQASYSREQKLAQVQKPSGELFVDGKVVYKISAQLAQIQQNGKQLFLTGKIVATDTVNGVVLRGNELEWRPKEDLLIVRKQIRGTYQQIQATAEEARVNSRSARVDLQGKVVAQATDPALQMRTTHLIWEVKKQTLIGDRAIAIDRYKGKVISDRATANGANVNLKTKVITLQPKAQIVATEPPLQIDSNSLSWDLNAELVTANQPVKVVHRQQQITTTANRGRMNLGNEIVHLTGNVTARGQRQQSLDAQKLTWYLPTQLVEAEGSVVYRQLEPPVNFTGQKAVGKLQEQNITVTGGRVVTTFIP; this comes from the coding sequence ATGAATAATTGTCATTTCCCATCGGTTAAATGGCGACTCCTAGCTGCGCCCTTAATGAGTGTGGGGTTGATACTGGGGTTATTTGGCTGCGCAGGTCAAAATTCTAATCAACAAGCGTCACCAAGCCCCTCATCAAGCCCTACAACGCAAAACGAATTGACATTTAACGATGTCACTTTAGAACAAGCCGACGAACAAGGACGACCAGTTTGGAAAGTTCAAGGCAAACAAGCAAGTTATAGTCGAGAACAAAAACTTGCTCAAGTACAAAAGCCATCGGGAGAATTATTTGTTGATGGCAAAGTAGTCTACAAAATTAGCGCACAACTTGCCCAAATTCAGCAAAACGGCAAACAGTTGTTTTTGACGGGCAAAATTGTTGCTACAGATACAGTTAATGGCGTAGTCTTGCGCGGTAACGAATTAGAATGGCGACCTAAAGAAGATTTGCTAATTGTCCGCAAGCAAATTAGGGGAACTTATCAGCAAATTCAAGCTACAGCAGAAGAAGCACGAGTAAATAGCCGCTCGGCGCGAGTAGATTTGCAAGGTAAAGTAGTAGCTCAAGCTACCGATCCCGCCTTGCAAATGCGGACAACTCATTTAATTTGGGAAGTAAAGAAGCAAACTTTAATTGGCGATCGCGCCATAGCCATTGATCGTTATAAAGGTAAAGTAATTAGCGATCGCGCCACCGCTAACGGCGCAAATGTCAACTTAAAAACTAAAGTTATCACCCTCCAGCCCAAGGCGCAAATCGTCGCCACAGAACCACCGCTACAAATAGACAGTAATTCCTTAAGTTGGGATTTGAACGCTGAACTTGTTACCGCCAATCAGCCAGTAAAAGTAGTTCATCGCCAGCAGCAAATAACTACAACAGCGAACCGGGGAAGAATGAATTTAGGCAATGAAATTGTACATTTAACAGGCAATGTGACTGCTAGGGGACAGCGCCAACAATCTCTCGATGCTCAAAAATTAACCTGGTATTTGCCAACGCAGTTAGTAGAAGCGGAGGGAAGCGTAGTTTATCGTCAACTAGAGCCGCCAGTTAATTTTACAGGGCAAAAAGCTGTAGGGAAGTTGCAGGAGCAAAATATTACCGTTACTGGCGGTAGAGTTGTGACTACATTTATTCCTTAG
- a CDS encoding BrnT family toxin: MNIVYRLEDVEFEWDSNKAQSNLEKHGITFEEAVEAFFDPFYQVGEANPNTIANIEKREFLLGYSLEQRLLLIIYVERGVRNRIISARPATQNEKKLYEQG, encoded by the coding sequence ATGAATATCGTCTATAGGCTTGAAGATGTTGAATTTGAGTGGGATAGCAATAAAGCTCAGAGCAACCTTGAAAAACACGGTATTACCTTTGAAGAAGCAGTAGAGGCTTTCTTCGATCCTTTCTACCAAGTTGGGGAAGCCAATCCAAATACAATTGCTAATATCGAGAAACGCGAGTTCCTTCTTGGCTATTCTCTAGAGCAACGCCTTTTATTAATCATTTATGTTGAAAGAGGAGTGCGAAACCGCATAATTTCTGCTCGTCCTGCTACTCAAAATGAAAAGAAACTTTATGAACAAGGCTGA
- a CDS encoding D-alanyl-D-alanine carboxypeptidase, with the protein MLQLFGSGLVSLWLDKAGVKVATVDPLEVLLWQSSPSLVLAPDRSPVASITVQQYLKSLQTLGVEANQGVWIQSGPVLLANHQGTVPIPAASLTKIATSIAALSTWGANYQFDTTVSTNGTISKGVLQGDLIVQGNGDPLFVWEEAIALGNTLQSMGINRVQGNLIITGTFAMNYNFNPVASGELLKQAFNAANWSNTVENQYLTLAPGTIRPQIVISGTVQQSQIVNPKQILLVRHRSLLLSQILKEMNVYSNNEMSEMLAYLLGGAQVVQQKAATAANVPLAEIQLVNGSGLGVENRISPRAACAMLMSIQKRLSPYQLTVADLFPVSGRDRRGTLLTRQIPLNTVIKTGTLNDVSALAGVMPTRDRGLVWFAIINRGSAIERFRNEQDRLLQNLLKQLQVAPVVPAALTPRLQDSNSQPLGEARRNEIMYKG; encoded by the coding sequence ATGCTGCAATTATTTGGATCGGGATTAGTTTCTTTATGGCTAGACAAGGCGGGGGTAAAGGTGGCGACGGTCGATCCCTTGGAAGTTTTGTTGTGGCAAAGTAGTCCTAGTTTAGTTTTAGCGCCCGATCGCTCTCCCGTTGCCTCAATAACCGTACAGCAGTATTTAAAATCGCTCCAAACTCTAGGAGTAGAAGCCAATCAAGGCGTATGGATACAATCAGGGCCCGTCTTACTAGCCAACCATCAAGGCACAGTACCAATACCTGCGGCTTCTTTAACCAAAATTGCGACTTCAATAGCTGCTTTAAGTACCTGGGGCGCAAATTATCAATTTGACACCACTGTTAGCACCAACGGGACAATTTCTAAGGGCGTATTACAAGGAGATTTAATCGTTCAAGGTAACGGCGATCCTTTGTTTGTGTGGGAAGAAGCGATCGCCCTTGGTAATACTCTGCAATCTATGGGTATCAATCGCGTACAAGGAAACTTGATAATTACCGGCACTTTTGCCATGAATTACAACTTCAATCCTGTAGCATCTGGTGAATTGTTAAAACAAGCCTTCAATGCTGCTAATTGGTCAAACACTGTAGAAAATCAGTATTTAACTTTAGCCCCCGGAACGATTCGTCCTCAAATTGTGATTTCGGGGACGGTACAACAATCGCAGATAGTTAACCCCAAGCAAATATTATTAGTACGCCATCGTTCTTTGCTACTCTCGCAAATTCTTAAAGAAATGAATGTTTATAGCAATAACGAAATGTCGGAAATGTTGGCTTATTTGCTGGGAGGAGCGCAAGTTGTCCAACAAAAAGCAGCAACGGCGGCTAACGTACCATTGGCAGAAATTCAGCTAGTTAATGGTTCGGGATTGGGGGTAGAAAATCGTATTTCCCCTAGGGCGGCGTGTGCGATGTTAATGAGCATCCAAAAGCGGTTATCACCCTACCAGCTAACGGTTGCAGACTTATTTCCAGTATCGGGACGCGATCGCCGAGGTACGTTATTAACTCGCCAAATCCCTTTAAATACAGTAATCAAAACGGGTACGCTCAACGATGTTAGTGCTTTAGCTGGAGTAATGCCAACGCGCGATCGCGGTTTGGTATGGTTTGCAATTATCAATCGTGGCTCGGCTATTGAACGCTTCCGCAACGAGCAAGATCGATTACTGCAAAATCTCTTAAAACAGTTACAAGTTGCCCCCGTTGTCCCGGCGGCTTTAACTCCTCGCCTTCAAGACAGTAACTCTCAGCCATTGGGTGAAGCAAGGCGTAATGAGATTATGTACAAAGGCTAA
- the plsX gene encoding phosphate acyltransferase PlsX: protein MGATRARIAIDAMGGDHAPAEIITGALRAREELDVEILLVGDPQQIKAHLPQQTNFGQLEIVPAEGTIEMHEEPLSGIKRKPKASINVAMDLVKQKRADAVVSAGHSGAAMAAGLLRLGRLKGIDRPAIGAVLPTIASKPVIILDVGANVDCRPKFLEQFAIMGSVYSQYVLGVNDPKVGLLNIGEEACKGNDLALRTYELLEKNPQVSFIGNAEGRDVLSGRFDVIVCDGFTGNVLLKFAEAVGEVMLQILREELPQGLHGQIGTAILKPNLKRIKQRVDHAEHGGGLLLGVAGICIISHGSSQAPSVFNAIRLAKEAIDHQVLEHISSQNGSKKQSATSSSEANSDE, encoded by the coding sequence ATGGGAGCTACTCGCGCACGGATCGCAATTGATGCCATGGGTGGGGATCATGCCCCCGCCGAAATTATTACAGGGGCGCTGCGAGCAAGGGAAGAATTAGATGTGGAAATTTTGTTGGTGGGCGACCCCCAGCAAATTAAAGCGCACTTACCGCAGCAAACCAATTTTGGGCAGTTAGAAATTGTTCCGGCGGAAGGAACAATCGAAATGCATGAGGAGCCTTTAAGCGGCATTAAACGCAAACCCAAGGCTTCAATCAATGTCGCAATGGATTTAGTTAAGCAGAAACGAGCCGACGCGGTAGTTTCCGCCGGACACTCTGGGGCAGCTATGGCAGCCGGATTGTTGCGCTTAGGACGATTGAAAGGTATTGACCGCCCAGCTATTGGCGCGGTGCTGCCGACAATTGCCAGTAAGCCCGTGATAATTTTAGATGTTGGGGCAAATGTAGACTGTCGCCCAAAATTTTTAGAACAGTTTGCCATTATGGGTTCGGTTTACAGTCAGTATGTACTCGGTGTTAACGATCCCAAAGTCGGACTACTAAATATTGGGGAAGAAGCTTGTAAGGGTAATGATTTGGCACTTCGGACTTACGAATTGCTAGAAAAAAATCCCCAAGTTTCTTTTATTGGCAACGCGGAAGGACGCGACGTACTTTCGGGGCGTTTTGATGTGATTGTCTGCGACGGATTTACCGGAAACGTGCTGCTAAAATTTGCCGAAGCTGTAGGGGAAGTAATGCTGCAAATTTTGCGGGAAGAATTACCCCAAGGCTTGCACGGACAAATTGGCACAGCAATTTTAAAACCTAATTTAAAGCGGATCAAACAGCGTGTAGACCATGCCGAACATGGAGGCGGGCTGTTGCTGGGAGTTGCAGGGATCTGTATTATCAGTCACGGTAGTTCTCAAGCACCGTCGGTTTTTAATGCAATTCGACTGGCAAAAGAAGCGATCGATCATCAAGTTTTAGAACATATCTCGTCTCAAAATGGTAGCAAAAAGCAATCGGCAACTAGCAGTAGTGAAGCCAATAGTGATGAGTAA
- a CDS encoding beta-ketoacyl-ACP synthase III — MILQNLGVAITGSGSALPANCLDNETLSKLVDTSDEWIASRTGIRQRRLANSSQSVSEIASIAAKDAIAMAGISPLDIDLIILATSTADDLFGSACQIQTQIGATNAVAFDLTAACSGFVFGLVTAAQFIRTGVYQNVVLIGGDILSRWVDWQDRSTCVLFGDGAGAVVIQATESDRLLGFEIRSDGTQNNCLNLSYSPESQPLTPGIEVGKGNFKPITMNGKEVYRFAVQRVPEVIDKALFRANITTEQVDWLILHQANQRILDAVAQRLNIPSHKVISNLASYGNTSAASIPIALDEAVRNGQIKTGDTIVASGFGAGLTWGAAIFKWGI, encoded by the coding sequence ATAATTTTGCAAAATTTAGGCGTAGCAATTACGGGAAGTGGCTCGGCGTTGCCAGCAAACTGCTTAGATAATGAAACTTTAAGCAAGTTAGTTGACACCTCTGACGAATGGATAGCCTCGCGCACGGGAATTAGACAAAGGCGACTAGCTAATTCTTCCCAATCGGTTAGCGAAATTGCTTCTATTGCGGCAAAAGACGCGATCGCAATGGCAGGAATTTCCCCCTTAGACATTGATTTAATTATTTTGGCAACTTCCACCGCCGACGATTTATTTGGCAGCGCGTGTCAAATTCAAACTCAAATCGGGGCAACTAACGCCGTCGCTTTTGACCTCACGGCGGCTTGCTCTGGCTTTGTATTTGGGCTAGTTACGGCGGCTCAGTTTATTAGAACAGGAGTTTATCAAAACGTTGTTTTAATTGGCGGCGATATTTTGTCGCGCTGGGTAGATTGGCAAGATCGCAGCACTTGCGTTTTGTTTGGCGATGGGGCGGGGGCGGTGGTGATTCAAGCAACAGAAAGCGATCGCCTGTTAGGATTTGAAATTAGAAGCGATGGTACGCAAAACAACTGTCTAAATTTGTCCTATAGCCCCGAATCTCAGCCCCTTACCCCCGGTATTGAGGTCGGCAAAGGCAACTTTAAGCCGATTACTATGAATGGTAAGGAAGTTTATCGCTTCGCCGTCCAGCGCGTTCCAGAAGTCATTGATAAGGCTTTATTTCGAGCTAATATCACTACAGAGCAAGTAGATTGGTTAATACTGCATCAAGCAAATCAACGGATTCTCGATGCTGTAGCTCAAAGGCTAAATATTCCCAGCCATAAAGTAATTAGCAATCTTGCGAGTTACGGCAACACCTCCGCCGCTTCGATTCCCATAGCTTTAGATGAAGCCGTGCGTAATGGGCAAATTAAAACTGGCGATACTATTGTTGCTTCGGGTTTTGGCGCTGGTTTAACTTGGGGAGCGGCGATTTTTAAATGGGGAATTTGA